The region ACTCCATAAGTTTCTCGTTCAGTGCTTTTTCGCATCGCTCCATGCGGTTTACATCTGTATCAACCAGGCATATGATTTCCACATTGGAATTTTCCGTGATCTGGTTGATGATTTCAAATTCTTCTTCGGAAGTCAGTTCCCGTCCCTCCAGGGTCAGAGTCATTTGTACGGATCCCCAGAATTTCGCATGATCCCCGAATTTTTTCCCGATATCAGAAAGAAGCTGAGGAAAGGGGATGTCTGGGTCCAGGATGACAGTCATACCTGCTCTGTTGCTTTTAATTACTACGGTATTATGCATCATATCACCTCTTATCCTAGTTAATCGCGAATGTTGACCTTCGCTGCATCCAGGGCGCCGGCATTTATAATGGATTCTAAGTCCGTGTAGCCATAATAATACTTATAGACATTCTTCGCAATATTGGCGGCGTTGGATGATGAATAGCCATACGGAATATTCACGGTAACACAGATTTCCGGATTGTCATATGGCGCATAAGAAATAAAGAATGCGTGGTTGGGTTTGTTGCGGGCCTCCTGGGCGGTACCGGTCTTACCGGCAATTTCCACTTCAAGATCTGAAAACAGCCTTTTACTTGAACCATTGGTAATCACTTCTCTCATTCCTTGTTGTACAGTATCCCACGTTGAAGCCGCCGCGTCAATATGAGAAGAAATCTTAGGGGTATAATCTTGTATCAGATTGCCTTCAGAATCCGTTGTCTTGTCCAATAAACTTAGTTCAAACACGGTTCCCCGGTTTGCAATGGCTGAAACATATCTGGAAAGCTGGACGTTGGTATAAGCGTGGCTTCCCTGTCCCATGGCAGAACGCTCCGGTGCTTCTTTGGAAATCTGGGGATCCAGCTCTGCAATCTCCACTCCGGATTTATGATCCAGACCGAACATGGCAGCATACTTCCTTAAGACATCAAGTCCTAAGTCAGGAGAATATACTCCGCTGGCATCTGTTGATAAACGGTGACCAAGATCGGCAAAGAAAAAGTTACAGGAATTTTCAATTCCCCCTACAATGTTTAAGGGTCCATGCTGACCGGAATAGATCCAGCATTTAATGGGCGGTTCCACATCCGTGTAAATACCGGTACAGTTAATGGTTTCGTCCGTTGTAACAGCATGTTCTTCCAGAGCGGCAACCGCAGTGATAGGCTTAAACGTAGAACCAGGCGCCTTTCTTGTCTGGGTGGCATTGTTGTACAAAGGAAGGGACAAATCCGCCTGAAGCTGGCTGAAATAGCTGCCGTCACCAATCCGGTTGTTGTCATATCCAGGGTAAGAAACAAGGGCGAGCACCTCTCCGGTTTTATCGTTTGTAACCACCACACCTGCATTACAGGGAGTTAAAGCCAACTGGGCAGGTGTGATTTCCAGGGTGGACAGCTTTTTGATCAGGAAAGCGTAGGCATCACCTGTAGCCCTCAGCTCTGCGGCATCCTGTCCATTGTCCTGCAGTACGCCCTGGTCGTATAAAGCAAGGCATAGTTCCTGACCCGTGATAACCTCGTCATTGATCAGATAACGGTATATTTTTTTGGTAAAATTCCGGTCCTCCTTTAAATTGTCCAGCACATACCCGATAAGGGCTTTAAATGTGTCGTCCGCACTGGAATATTTAGCACCGGTTTCCAGCTTGGTGGTGTCCACCCAGCCATTGGCAATTCCATAATATAAATAGTCTCTTAAGCTGATTTCATCTGTTTTCCAGGCCTGATATTCTCCGCTGGAGGTATCAATGGCGTCTTCCTTGATGATTCCCACGGTAGGACCGGAAAGATAGGTGTAAATATAAAACATATAGGCTTTCATGTCTTCTGAAAGATCTTTCATAGCCGTGGCATGAGTGCTCATCAGCTCATTGTTTAAATTGTTGAAAATCTGCTGCTGGGAAGACATATATTTACGGTATATGTTTTTTTCAGTTTCAGAGGCATCCTCCTCTTCCATTTCCTTCAGGGAAAGAACATTGTTGTTGATCAGCTGATAATAGGCATCCTTAACGGGGATCTTCATATTGGAACCGTCAGTGGTGGTGCCCGCACGGTAATCCCCGTTCACTATGGTCTTAATTAGAACTCCGGCTAAGGACTGTTCGATCAGATGGTAAATGCCTTTCTGAAGATCGGCATCCAGGGTCAGATATACGTCGTTCCCGGCGGATGCATCGGTTTCATCCTTTGTTTCACGGATTCTTCCTACACTGTCCTTGTAAATAGTCTTTTTCCCTTTTGTGCCCTGAAGCTCATGCTCCATGGTATATTCGATTCCTGTACGTCCTACGATGTCATTAATATCATAATCATCTTTCTTTTTCTGCAGGCCCTCCAGCTGATCCTCAGGGACCTTACCGGTATAGCCGATGACAGGTGCAAAGGGAATGCTGTCATTGTATGCCCGGATGGTGGTTTCCTCCACATTCACTCCCTGCATCTCCCCGATGTGCTCCAGAATATCCGCTACGGTTTCATCAGAAACCTGGCTGGCCACTGTAGTCGCTTCATATTTGCGGTAAGACATGAGGCGAAGAGCATATTTTATGTTGATGATGTCCAGGGCCTCCTGGTCTGTCAGATTAATGGCATTTCCATCCGGATCCTTCATATCTGACAGGCCGTTGTCCTTACAAGCCCGGTCAAACAGCTCTCTGGCACTTAAATTGGAGGGAAAGGAGCCCTTTGCATCATCTAGGTCTTCCACCTTTTTCAGGCCGTAATAGTCCCTGAGAAAACGCTTTCTGGAGGACTCAGAGGAAGATGTATAAACCATATCGCCGTTGGAATCAATGGCGACCTCAAATTTTCCTTGTATGGTTTCCCCGTGCCTTTCTAAGATCTGCACCAGTCTTAAGTACATGCTGTTTCTTGCGGAGGAGTTTTTATAAACTCCCGTATCTTGTACGGTTACGGAATAGGCCAGTTTGTTATAAGCCAGGACTTTGCCGTTCCGGTCATAGACATTACCTCTTGTTCCGGCCGTTGTAATGGTTTGCTCCGTAAGCTGCAAATATTCATTAAGAGCCTCTTCACCATTGACAATCTGCATGCTGAATAGTTTATTTATCAAACCTGCGTACATGAAAAAGCAGATGGTTCCAAGTATAAAAAGCCGGGAAGATACCGCTTTTTTAAAATAATCCTTTATGATGTCTAATAAATCACTAAACAATTGCTGAATCACCTCTTTTTCCTATCTCTTCCAAATGCCGGTTCAAAATCAGGAATACCCGGTAAAGAAGCAGGGTAGTTACAACGGTAAATATGATTTCCGGAAGCATCAGATTGATAAAATAATAACCAACCCTGAGTTTCTGGCGGATCAGGAACCGGAAAACATAAATATAGAGGTTGTAAGCCAATTCATTGAGTACGCTTAGGATCAGGGGCAGTGTAATATAATCTTCATAATAGTATTTCGTGCAGATTCCATTGATATATCCCACATAAATGAAAATCAGGGTGTAAAAGCCAAAAGGTCCGCTGTAAAATAAATCCATGAGCAGTCCGGCCAAAAGCCCGTAATACATCCCAGCTTCTTTTCCATGCATAAAGCCAAAAGAAAAGGTGAGGATCAAAAGCAGGTTGGGAGATGCCGATAAAAATGGCAGCAACGGAAATATACAGTTTTGAATGGTAAATGCCAATATAATCATCAGCACGTTAAAAAGAATCCGTCTCATGCTATTCCTTTCCTTAATCTTGTCCATGTTTTTTGGACATAAAGGGATGCCCCAGGGTGTTTCCTTAATCTTGTCCATGTTTTTGGACATAAAGGGATGCCCCCCAGGATACCTCTCCTACCGGGAAGCGCTTTCTGCTGTGTCTGCCTCAGAAGAAGCTGTTTCTGGAACAGAGGTTTCCCCCTTGGAGGAGTCTTCTTCCTTCATCATGTCTGATTTCAGTTCTGTGATGACTAGAACCTCCTGCAGACTGTCAAACTTTGCGGCAGGAATCAGATAACCTGATTTAGTAACGTTGTTGGTATCATTGGTGATTTCAGATGCATACCCGATCAGTATGCCGGGAAGAAATACGGAACTGATGTTGGAGGTCACGATCTTATCGCCATCCTTTAGATCGCTTTCCTTTAATACATTGGTGATCCGGAGTCTTCCTTCCTTAAACAGGGTTAAGTCACCGGCAACGATACAGCTGTTTCCGGACTGCATGGCCATGCCGCTGACACGGCTGGAATCATCAATAATGGAACGGACGGTTGCATAATTAGCACCCACATCGGTGACAATGCCAACCAGGCCGCCTCCGGCCACCACATTCATGTCCGGGGCAATGCCATCCTTTGAACCCTTGTCGATACGGAATACCTGAAACCAGTTGCTTGAGTCATTGGCAATGACTCTGGCTCCCACCTTTGGATATTGGCCATATTCCTGATCCAGGCTGTAAAGCTGGCGAAGCCGTATTAATTCAAATTCCTCCGCCTGAAGCCTGGTATTCTCCTCTGTCAGCTGCGTAATGATCTCCTTCATTTCCTTATTTTCATTCAAAGCATCATGAAGCTTTGTATAATCCATAATTTCATCATAAATGGCCGACCCTGCCGCATTGACGCCTGATTGTACGGGGATCAGAAAATACCCCACTCCGGTACGAAGAGGTGTCAGCCATTCATCATGAATGGAGGTAAGCCCGATCAACAGGACACAAAATACTGTTAAAGCAATAAGAACATATTTGCTGCGCTTTGATTCCATCTATAAGATTCCCCGTTCCTTCAAACTGATATAGGAATTATCTCCTATGATAATGTGGTCCAACAGCCGGATGCCAACCAGGTCCCCTGCTTCCTTTACCCTGCGGGTGAAGCTTAGGTCTTCCCTGCTGGGAGACGGATCCCCGCTTGGATGGTTATGGACCAGTACCAGGCTTACTGCATGATACTTCATAGCCTCAATGAAAATCTCCCTGGGAGAAACAGCGGATGCATTCACCGTTCCCTGAGAGATCATGATATCCCTTATAAGGGATCCTTTTGTATTCAGGAGCGCAATATAAACCAGCTCCTGTTCCTTATGACGCATGTCTTCCACAAAGTAATTTACAATATCAAGGGGCCTGCAAAAGTTTGTTCCCTGGGAAAGGGCTGTCCTCTTCCAGATGCGTCTTGAAAGCTCTCCCACGCATAAAAGCTGGGCACCCTTAACGGCTCCGATTCCCTTGACTGACATAAGCTCCGGCATTGAAAGATGCAAAAGCCCTAAAATACCCTCTTTGGGATAATTTAAGGCCAGTATCTTCTGTGCCAGCGCCAGGGAGTTGTACTCCTTAGAACCTGTGCGGATGATAATAGATAAAAGCTCCGCATCGCTTAAGCCTTCCGGCCCTTCTTTTAAACACTTTTCATAGGGCCGTTCATCCGTAGGGATGTCTTTCATCGTTATTCGTTTCATATGCCTCCTGACCGTTACTCTCCAGGCACGTTAAAAAGGACATATGTAGGGGAAAGCGGCTATTGGCAATCCGCTTTGCTACCTGCTCATGAACGCAGGCGTTCATATTAACCGATACGTAATGAGGGCTGCCGCCACTCCTATAATGCCAGCCATGGTAATTTTTATATTGATGCCAAAGGTAATTACCAGAATGCCGAAATTGATTACCAGAGGGGTATCAAATCCAAAGGATTGTCCAGCGTTCAGCCAGGACAGCCAGGAAATACCCCCTGCCAGATCTCCGACAAAGCCTCCGAGAACCACTCCGGCCAGCATAAGAAGAAGCAGTACCCAGCAGTTTTTGTATTTCATCTGCTATGTTACCTCTTTTGGTTTTATGACAGGATTGTCCATACCTATCAGATTATTCTAACATAGTTTTCCAGTTGTGTATACCGTTTTTTAACATTTTGCCTCCAAGGTCTGTGCAGGAGCTGATCCTGTATAAAATCCCAAGCAGCAGGTAGGAATTTAAACTCACAAACGGATCAAACCGGCCTCCAAAAGCTTTTGTACGGACATTAAAATCCCCAGCTTTGCGTGATACCAGGTAAGACCTCCCTGGAAATAAACCGCATAAGGCGGTTTGATCGGGCCGTCAGCGCTCAATTCAATGGATGAGCCTTGAACAAAGGCACCGGCAGCCATGATAACGGGAGCATCATACCCCGGCATATCCCATGGTTCCGGGGTGACAAAGCTGTCAACAGGGGCTGCTGCCTGGATACCCTGACAAAATGCTATTACTCCTTCCGGCTTCCCGAAGGTAACAGCCTGGATAATGTCGTGGCGGGACTGGGAACCGTCAGGAACCACGGAAAATCCCAGCTTTTCATAGACATTGGCGGCAAAAACAGCTCCCTTTAAGGCTCCGGCCACTACGGTTGGGGACAAAAACAATCCCTGGAAAAAAGGCTGGTTAAGTCCCAGCGTAGCCCCGACTTCCTTTCCAAGACCAGGTGCCGTCAGCCGGTAGGAAGCCCGGTCGATGAGATCAGACCTTCCGGCGATGTAGCCGCCGATGGGAGCAATGCCTCCTCCTGGATTCTTTATGAGAGAACCAACTACCATATCGGCTCCCACGTCAGACGGCTCCAGCCGTTCTACAAATTCCCCGTAGCAGTTATCAACCATACAAACGACATCAGGTTTCAGCTTTTTGATGAAAGAAATCAGTTCTCCGATCTGGGAGACCGAAAATGTGGGACGGGTATCATATCCTTTGGAACGCTGGATGGTAACCAGCTTTGTTTTCTCGTTTACCGCCTTTTTTATGGATTCGTAGTCAAACGTTCCATCTTTCAGAAGGTCCACCTGCCGGTAAACCACTCCATATTCTTTTAAGGAGCCTGTACTGTCCCTGATGCCGATTACTTCCTCCAGGGTATCATAGGGCTTTCCCACCGGTGAGAGAAGTTCATCACCGGGACGGAGATTTCCGGAAAGTGCAACGGTCAGGGCATGGGTTCCGCTGATCAGGTTGGGCCTTACCAGCGCGCTTTCCGTATGGAACACACTGGCATAAACCGCTTCTAAGGTGTCCCGGCCCAGATCGTTATAGCCATAGCCAGTGGTTGCAGCAAAGTGGATGTCGCTGACCCGGTTGTCCTGCATGGCTTTGATGACCTTCATCTGATTATACTCAGCCGTTTCGTCAATTTCCTTAAAGCGTTCTGTTAGGGATTCTTCCATCTCTTTCCCCAGTGCCATTACCTGGCTGCTGATTCCCAGGCTTTCATACATTGCATTGATATTCATTGTTTATTATTCTCCAATCCGTACATCTCATAGGTGTCCTGTAAAATTCTTTCAAGCACCTGATCCAGGTCATTATTAAAATCCGGAAGGTTCAGCCATCTTACATCCTGTTCCCGTTTAAACCAGGTAATTTGCCGCTTGGCAAAATGCCTGGTGTCCCGTTTCAGCACATAAACAGCCTCCTCCAAGGTGTGTATCCCCTGCAAATAATCCAGGATTTCCTTATAGCCAAGGCCCTGCATGGAAACCATGTCCCTGGTCAAGCCAAGGTCCTTTAAATGCATTACCTCTTCCACTAATCCCTGCTCCAGCATCAAATCCACACGCTGGTCAATCCTCTCATAAAGGCGGGCACGGTCAGTATTTACTACATAATAAAGGAAATCATAAGGAGACTTTTTCAACCGTTCCCTTTTGTTATGCACCGAAATCCGTTCTCCTGTCTGCCGGTAATATTCAATAGCCCGGATCACCCGTTTTATATTGTTTTCATGAATCTCAGCGGCGGAATCAGGATCAATATCTTTAAGAAGGCCGTGAAGAACCCCTGCTCCCCTCTCCTGCCCCAGCTTTTCCAGCTCCCTGCGTATGGAGCTGTCTTCTCCGTTTTCCGTAAAATCAATATCATAAAGAAGGGCCTGGATGTAAAAGCCGGTACCGCCGGTCACAATAGGGATATGGCCATGGGAATCGATTTTTTCCATGGCTTCCATAGCCATTTTTTGAAAAACCGTTACATTAAATTCCTCCTCCGGATTGAGGACATCAATAAGGTAATGGGGAACGCCTTCCATTTCTTCTCTGGTGATTTTTGCAGAACCGATATCCATATGGCGGTATACCTGCATGGAATCAGCGCTTATAATCTCACCTCCGATTGCTTTTGCAAGTCGGATAGAAAGGGCGGTTTTTCCCACTGCG is a window of [Clostridium] saccharolyticum WM1 DNA encoding:
- the mreC gene encoding rod shape-determining protein MreC; this translates as MESKRSKYVLIALTVFCVLLIGLTSIHDEWLTPLRTGVGYFLIPVQSGVNAAGSAIYDEIMDYTKLHDALNENKEMKEIITQLTEENTRLQAEEFELIRLRQLYSLDQEYGQYPKVGARVIANDSSNWFQVFRIDKGSKDGIAPDMNVVAGGGLVGIVTDVGANYATVRSIIDDSSRVSGMAMQSGNSCIVAGDLTLFKEGRLRITNVLKESDLKDGDKIVTSNISSVFLPGILIGYASEITNDTNNVTKSGYLIPAAKFDSLQEVLVITELKSDMMKEEDSSKGETSVPETASSEADTAESASR
- a CDS encoding penicillin-binding transpeptidase domain-containing protein; this encodes MFSDLLDIIKDYFKKAVSSRLFILGTICFFMYAGLINKLFSMQIVNGEEALNEYLQLTEQTITTAGTRGNVYDRNGKVLAYNKLAYSVTVQDTGVYKNSSARNSMYLRLVQILERHGETIQGKFEVAIDSNGDMVYTSSSESSRKRFLRDYYGLKKVEDLDDAKGSFPSNLSARELFDRACKDNGLSDMKDPDGNAINLTDQEALDIINIKYALRLMSYRKYEATTVASQVSDETVADILEHIGEMQGVNVEETTIRAYNDSIPFAPVIGYTGKVPEDQLEGLQKKKDDYDINDIVGRTGIEYTMEHELQGTKGKKTIYKDSVGRIRETKDETDASAGNDVYLTLDADLQKGIYHLIEQSLAGVLIKTIVNGDYRAGTTTDGSNMKIPVKDAYYQLINNNVLSLKEMEEEDASETEKNIYRKYMSSQQQIFNNLNNELMSTHATAMKDLSEDMKAYMFYIYTYLSGPTVGIIKEDAIDTSSGEYQAWKTDEISLRDYLYYGIANGWVDTTKLETGAKYSSADDTFKALIGYVLDNLKEDRNFTKKIYRYLINDEVITGQELCLALYDQGVLQDNGQDAAELRATGDAYAFLIKKLSTLEITPAQLALTPCNAGVVVTNDKTGEVLALVSYPGYDNNRIGDGSYFSQLQADLSLPLYNNATQTRKAPGSTFKPITAVAALEEHAVTTDETINCTGIYTDVEPPIKCWIYSGQHGPLNIVGGIENSCNFFFADLGHRLSTDASGVYSPDLGLDVLRKYAAMFGLDHKSGVEIAELDPQISKEAPERSAMGQGSHAYTNVQLSRYVSAIANRGTVFELSLLDKTTDSEGNLIQDYTPKISSHIDAAASTWDTVQQGMREVITNGSSKRLFSDLEVEIAGKTGTAQEARNKPNHAFFISYAPYDNPEICVTVNIPYGYSSSNAANIAKNVYKYYYGYTDLESIINAGALDAAKVNIRD
- the radC gene encoding RadC family protein, translated to MKRITMKDIPTDERPYEKCLKEGPEGLSDAELLSIIIRTGSKEYNSLALAQKILALNYPKEGILGLLHLSMPELMSVKGIGAVKGAQLLCVGELSRRIWKRTALSQGTNFCRPLDIVNYFVEDMRHKEQELVYIALLNTKGSLIRDIMISQGTVNASAVSPREIFIEAMKYHAVSLVLVHNHPSGDPSPSREDLSFTRRVKEAGDLVGIRLLDHIIIGDNSYISLKERGIL
- the miaA gene encoding tRNA (adenosine(37)-N6)-dimethylallyltransferase MiaA, which codes for MMKPLIIITGPTAVGKTALSIRLAKAIGGEIISADSMQVYRHMDIGSAKITREEMEGVPHYLIDVLNPEEEFNVTVFQKMAMEAMEKIDSHGHIPIVTGGTGFYIQALLYDIDFTENGEDSSIRRELEKLGQERGAGVLHGLLKDIDPDSAAEIHENNIKRVIRAIEYYRQTGERISVHNKRERLKKSPYDFLYYVVNTDRARLYERIDQRVDLMLEQGLVEEVMHLKDLGLTRDMVSMQGLGYKEILDYLQGIHTLEEAVYVLKRDTRHFAKRQITWFKREQDVRWLNLPDFNNDLDQVLERILQDTYEMYGLENNKQ
- a CDS encoding methionine gamma-lyase family protein, giving the protein MNINAMYESLGISSQVMALGKEMEESLTERFKEIDETAEYNQMKVIKAMQDNRVSDIHFAATTGYGYNDLGRDTLEAVYASVFHTESALVRPNLISGTHALTVALSGNLRPGDELLSPVGKPYDTLEEVIGIRDSTGSLKEYGVVYRQVDLLKDGTFDYESIKKAVNEKTKLVTIQRSKGYDTRPTFSVSQIGELISFIKKLKPDVVCMVDNCYGEFVERLEPSDVGADMVVGSLIKNPGGGIAPIGGYIAGRSDLIDRASYRLTAPGLGKEVGATLGLNQPFFQGLFLSPTVVAGALKGAVFAANVYEKLGFSVVPDGSQSRHDIIQAVTFGKPEGVIAFCQGIQAAAPVDSFVTPEPWDMPGYDAPVIMAAGAFVQGSSIELSADGPIKPPYAVYFQGGLTWYHAKLGILMSVQKLLEAGLIRL
- a CDS encoding DUF4321 domain-containing protein yields the protein MKYKNCWVLLLLMLAGVVLGGFVGDLAGGISWLSWLNAGQSFGFDTPLVINFGILVITFGINIKITMAGIIGVAAALITYRLI
- the mreD gene encoding rod shape-determining protein MreD → MRRILFNVLMIILAFTIQNCIFPLLPFLSASPNLLLILTFSFGFMHGKEAGMYYGLLAGLLMDLFYSGPFGFYTLIFIYVGYINGICTKYYYEDYITLPLILSVLNELAYNLYIYVFRFLIRQKLRVGYYFINLMLPEIIFTVVTTLLLYRVFLILNRHLEEIGKRGDSAIV